From one Vespula vulgaris chromosome 25, iyVesVulg1.1, whole genome shotgun sequence genomic stretch:
- the LOC127072375 gene encoding uncharacterized protein LOC127072375, which translates to MQVIVWLGLTNSGSFKIEVEFTIRIHFVNNCFGFNLVYFSFTLQMQVIVWLALTNSGSFKIEVEFTIRIHFVNNCFGFNLVYFSFTLQMQVIVWLALTNSGSFNIEVEFTIRIHFVNNCFGFNLVYFSFTLQMQVIVWLALTNSGLFKIEVEFTIRIHFVNNWVIIILDIIMSISLLRCKCK; encoded by the exons ATGCAAGTGATCGTATGGTTAGGCTTAACAAATTCAG GTTCGTTCAAAATTGAAGTTGAATTCACAATACGGAttcattttgttaataattgttttgGATTTAATCttgtctatttctcttttacgttgCAAATGCAAGTGATCGTATGGTTAGCCTTAACAAATTCAGGTTCGTTCAAAATTGAAGTTGAATTCACAATACGGAttcattttgttaataattgttttgGATTTAATCttgtctatttctcttttacgttgCAAATGCAAGTGATCGTATGGTTAGCCTTAACAAATTCAG GTTCGTTCAATATTGAAGTTGAATTCACAATACGGAttcattttgttaataattgttttgGATTTAATCttgtctatttctcttttacgttgCAAATGCAAGTGATCGTATGGTTAGCCTTAACAAATTCAG GTTTGTTCAAAATTGAAGTTGAATTCACAATACGGAttcattttgttaataattgggtaataattattttggaTATAATCatgtctatttctcttttacgttgCAAATGCAAATGA